One genomic segment of Ehrlichia chaffeensis str. Arkansas includes these proteins:
- a CDS encoding OmpA family protein: MLLCLILSSCKTTDHVPLVNVDHVFSNTKTIEKIYFGFGKATIEDSDKTILEKVMQKAEEYPDTNIIIVGHTDTRGTDEYNLELGKQRANAVKDFILERNKSLEDRIIIESKGKSEPAVLVYSNNPEEAEYAHTKNRRVVITLTDNLIYKAKSSDKDPSSNKTEQ; the protein is encoded by the coding sequence ATGCTACTATGCTTAATTTTAAGTAGCTGTAAAACTACTGATCATGTTCCATTGGTAAATGTTGATCATGTGTTTTCTAATACGAAGACTATTGAAAAAATATACTTCGGTTTTGGAAAGGCAACAATCGAGGATTCTGATAAAACAATACTTGAAAAAGTTATGCAAAAGGCAGAAGAGTATCCTGATACTAATATCATTATTGTTGGACATACCGACACTAGAGGAACAGATGAATATAATTTAGAATTAGGCAAACAGCGTGCAAATGCTGTTAAAGATTTCATTCTAGAGCGTAATAAGTCTTTAGAGGATAGAATTATTATAGAATCTAAAGGAAAGTCTGAACCAGCAGTTTTAGTGTACTCTAACAATCCAGAAGAAGCTGAATACGCTCATACTAAAAATCGTAGAGTTGTGATAACACTTACTGATAATCTTATATATAAAGCTAAATCTTCAGACAAGGATCCGTCCTCTAATAAAACAGAACAATGA
- the mnhG gene encoding monovalent cation/H(+) antiporter subunit G, giving the protein MMEYISIVVLALGIFLVITSVVGVMRFPDFYTKLHPAGITDSLGAPLILIGLAMRSGFSIFTIKVLLLICFLWITGTTASYALARSAYYKEKKGKDDAD; this is encoded by the coding sequence ATGATGGAATATATAAGTATAGTAGTGCTAGCATTGGGAATATTTCTAGTTATTACTTCTGTAGTAGGAGTAATGAGATTTCCTGATTTTTATACAAAATTACATCCTGCAGGTATAACAGATTCTTTAGGAGCACCTTTAATTTTAATTGGACTTGCTATGCGATCTGGGTTTTCAATTTTTACAATTAAAGTTTTGTTATTAATCTGTTTTTTATGGATTACTGGTACTACGGCATCTTATGCATTAGCACGTTCTGCTTATTACAAAGAGAAAAAAGGTAAAGATGATGCTGACTGA
- the ruvX gene encoding Holliday junction resolvase RuvX — protein sequence MLYKNVDEFIKVIDKTKRIMGLDFGEKKIGIALSDRTNLIAIPYSVYVRRSSRKDLGSLYSIFVENDVGSIVIGWPLELSGVENELCQKVVMFANRIITRYKINICLHDERYSTAMATRLAKLANIKRKESQAIDDKISAVLILQQVLDIIKVYQM from the coding sequence ATGTTGTATAAAAATGTTGATGAATTTATAAAGGTTATAGATAAGACAAAAAGAATAATGGGTTTAGATTTTGGAGAGAAAAAGATAGGGATAGCGTTAAGTGATAGAACAAATTTAATAGCAATACCTTACAGTGTGTATGTTAGAAGAAGCAGTAGAAAAGATTTAGGTAGCTTATATAGTATTTTTGTAGAGAATGATGTAGGGTCGATAGTTATAGGTTGGCCGCTTGAATTGAGTGGTGTAGAAAACGAATTGTGTCAGAAGGTAGTGATGTTTGCAAATCGGATTATAACAAGATATAAAATTAATATTTGTTTACATGATGAGAGGTATAGCACTGCTATGGCTACAAGGCTAGCAAAATTAGCTAATATTAAAAGAAAAGAATCTCAAGCAATTGATGATAAAATTTCAGCTGTATTAATTTTACAACAAGTGCTTGATATAATAAAAGTTTATCAAATGTAG
- a CDS encoding Na(+)/H(+) antiporter subunit B — translation MFKDPVLRTVSILMIPVIILYGLYIQFHGDYSPGGGFQAGVIVASAIILHGILFGLKVTLKVISPYIVRLIGGIGILIYGGTGIASMLLGGEFLSYSTLASDPVLGQKLGIFLVELGVGMTVCSSMLTIFFNFVSSYKE, via the coding sequence ATGTTTAAAGATCCAGTGTTGCGAACAGTATCTATTTTAATGATACCTGTTATAATTTTGTATGGATTGTATATTCAATTTCATGGTGACTATAGTCCAGGTGGTGGTTTTCAGGCTGGTGTTATTGTTGCATCTGCAATTATTTTACATGGTATATTATTTGGATTAAAGGTCACTTTAAAAGTGATATCACCCTATATTGTCAGATTAATTGGTGGTATTGGTATTTTGATATATGGAGGTACTGGTATTGCATCTATGTTACTTGGTGGTGAATTTCTCTCGTATTCTACTTTGGCTAGTGATCCAGTATTGGGACAAAAGTTAGGGATATTTCTTGTAGAACTAGGTGTGGGCATGACTGTGTGTAGTTCTATGTTGACTATTTTTTTTAATTTTGTATCTTCTTATAAAGAATAA
- a CDS encoding adenylosuccinate synthase yields MVNIVVVGLQWGDEGKGKVVDWLSTNADAVVRFQGGNNAGHTIVINDKVYKLNLLPSSVLQNNKLSIIGNGVVLDPYALVSEIDNLKSSGINITTQNLAISESCPLVLSVHKQADILFEQLRQDTIGTTNKGIGPCYADKISRRAIRVCDLLDTKDLLYSKVNHLLIYHNLLRKSLNTPPIKAEDIVNELLNIAPKILPFVQPVWKTIYNLTQQNKTIIFEGAQGTFLDIDHGTYPFVTSSNTIASQAWVGCGINPSNKSYILGLVKAYTTRVGNGPFFTEQNNDIGKIMFKTGKELGTVSNRKRRCGWFDAVLARQAIMLSGVSGLVMTKLDVLDQFSEIKICVKYKYGDKTYDYLPASPHIQSNLEPIYEILPGWQTSTFGSVSYKDLPQNAILYIKKIEEILKVPIHLISTGPERNSMIILNNDFLQ; encoded by the coding sequence ATGGTAAATATAGTAGTTGTAGGGTTACAATGGGGTGATGAAGGAAAAGGAAAAGTCGTAGATTGGCTATCCACTAATGCAGACGCTGTCGTGAGATTTCAAGGAGGCAATAATGCAGGACATACTATAGTCATAAATGATAAAGTATATAAGTTAAACCTTCTTCCATCTTCTGTTTTACAAAACAATAAACTGTCCATAATAGGAAATGGAGTAGTTTTGGACCCTTATGCACTTGTTTCAGAAATTGATAACTTGAAAAGCAGTGGTATTAACATTACTACTCAAAATCTTGCAATATCAGAATCTTGTCCACTAGTGCTTAGTGTACACAAACAAGCAGATATACTGTTTGAACAACTTAGACAAGATACTATAGGAACCACAAACAAAGGAATTGGCCCATGTTATGCAGATAAAATCAGCAGAAGAGCTATCAGAGTATGTGATTTACTAGATACAAAAGATCTGCTATACAGCAAAGTTAATCATCTTCTAATCTACCATAATCTATTAAGAAAAAGTCTTAATACCCCACCTATAAAGGCAGAGGATATAGTTAATGAACTGTTGAATATTGCCCCAAAAATTTTACCATTCGTACAACCAGTATGGAAAACCATATATAATTTAACACAACAAAATAAGACAATAATTTTTGAGGGAGCACAAGGAACATTCCTAGATATTGACCATGGAACATATCCTTTTGTTACATCAAGTAATACCATAGCATCACAAGCATGGGTCGGATGTGGTATCAATCCATCTAATAAGTCTTACATACTGGGATTAGTAAAAGCCTATACAACAAGAGTAGGTAATGGTCCATTTTTTACTGAACAAAACAATGATATAGGAAAAATCATGTTTAAAACAGGAAAAGAATTAGGAACTGTCAGTAATAGGAAAAGAAGATGTGGATGGTTTGATGCAGTACTAGCACGACAAGCAATAATGCTATCTGGAGTATCAGGATTAGTTATGACTAAGCTCGATGTACTAGATCAATTCAGTGAAATAAAGATATGTGTAAAATATAAATACGGAGATAAAACATACGATTACCTCCCTGCTTCACCTCACATACAAAGTAATTTAGAACCAATATATGAAATACTTCCTGGATGGCAAACAAGCACATTTGGCAGTGTATCGTATAAGGATTTACCACAAAACGCTATATTGTACATAAAGAAAATAGAAGAAATCCTAAAAGTCCCTATTCATTTGATTTCTACAGGCCCAGAAAGAAATTCTATGATTATACTCAACAATGATTTTCTACAATAG
- a CDS encoding DUF4040 domain-containing protein — translation MLTDVNFIINVILSLFLVFVSSCLVLFKSLTVNVIMMCIFSFLMALLHLVMDAPDVAITEAAVGAGISTILMLVALSLIDTDEKQTCGNIKIFPIIVVLGVFVSLMYVIPDLPVFGDANSFANNHVASYYVKNTYSYMGIPNIVTAILASFRGYDTFGETVVIFTASLGISLLLAKDNHHV, via the coding sequence ATGCTGACTGATGTGAATTTTATTATAAATGTTATTTTATCTTTATTTTTAGTATTCGTGTCATCTTGTTTGGTATTATTTAAAAGTCTTACTGTGAATGTGATAATGATGTGTATATTTAGCTTTTTGATGGCATTGTTGCATTTAGTAATGGATGCTCCAGATGTTGCAATTACAGAAGCTGCTGTAGGGGCAGGGATAAGTACTATACTAATGTTGGTTGCTTTATCATTAATTGATACAGATGAGAAACAAACGTGTGGTAATATAAAAATATTTCCTATTATTGTTGTATTAGGAGTGTTTGTAAGTTTGATGTATGTAATACCTGATTTACCTGTTTTTGGTGATGCTAATTCTTTTGCAAATAATCACGTTGCATCTTACTATGTAAAAAACACTTACTCTTATATGGGAATTCCTAATATAGTTACTGCAATTTTAGCAAGTTTTCGAGGATATGATACTTTTGGTGAAACGGTTGTAATATTTACTGCTTCTTTGGGAATTTCTTTATTGCTTGCTAAGGATAATCATCATGTTTAA
- a CDS encoding cation:proton antiporter subunit C, which translates to MILSCFNYIVSIILMVIGLYVTTANKNLVKKLIGLNIFQTSVLLFYISIGYVSDGNVPILNDKVILYTNPLPSVLMLTAIVVGVAILAVGLSIIVKIRRAFSSINNKEIRR; encoded by the coding sequence ATGATTTTGAGTTGTTTTAATTACATTGTGTCTATAATATTGATGGTTATAGGTTTGTATGTTACTACTGCTAATAAAAATCTTGTAAAAAAATTAATAGGGTTAAATATATTTCAAACTTCTGTATTGTTATTTTATATTTCTATTGGTTATGTTAGTGATGGTAATGTACCAATTTTAAATGATAAAGTAATATTGTATACTAACCCTTTACCTAGTGTTTTGATGTTGACAGCCATTGTTGTTGGGGTTGCAATTTTAGCTGTTGGTTTGTCAATAATTGTAAAAATAAGAAGAGCATTTTCTTCAATAAACAATAAGGAAATACGTAGATAA
- a CDS encoding Rne/Rng family ribonuclease, which produces MSNHNKRILIDAVYQDGIRVAVLRDGQVVEFDQESKNKKCLKGNVYCAVVKRIEPSLQAVFIEYGANKHGFLPFSEISLDYYNISEEEKEKLYQVLYEDSDVKNDDDVKSVDDSVACDTKDQDNVSDCNDKLTLLKKDNLRNGKSKLPFYKLYKVQDVIKLDQKLMAQIVKEERGNKGATFSTFITLVGRYCIFMPNSGNKNSGISRRIEDADDRKILKNFLSAIKLPKESGIIIRTAGSNKNQKEIEQDLSYLQSTWRSIQNSYISVTMPLLLYVEGDIIKRTLRDYCDENTQDIIVSGSYAYELAKECVKFMFRNRVRLRIYKGSVPIFSYYKIESQICELYGNVVNLPSGGYMVITPTEALVSIDINSGKMTGEDSIEETAYKTNMEAVKEIARQVNLRGLSGLIVIDFIDMLKYRYCRSVESEIKEAFKYDKAKVQFGYISTFGLMEISRQRVKQSILEANTVQCSHCKGVGRVRSLESSSGDILRDIRYCANKNRNKLINISVAGQMVEYFFNNKRQHIAEIEEEFSVSVKLTVNQNTSSVSDFNISVENDDMLNQGKDAVNVFTVDYKISEDNKLKEEIQKTPTGNMWIKKWLTRIFSHI; this is translated from the coding sequence GTGTCAAATCATAATAAAAGGATATTAATTGATGCAGTATATCAAGATGGAATTAGAGTAGCAGTATTACGTGATGGACAGGTTGTAGAGTTTGATCAAGAATCAAAGAATAAAAAGTGTTTAAAAGGAAATGTATATTGTGCTGTAGTGAAACGTATAGAACCATCTTTACAAGCAGTATTTATTGAATATGGAGCAAATAAACACGGGTTTTTGCCTTTTTCTGAAATATCATTAGATTATTATAATATTTCTGAAGAAGAGAAAGAAAAATTATATCAAGTATTATATGAAGATTCTGATGTAAAAAATGATGATGATGTAAAATCTGTAGATGACTCTGTTGCATGTGATACTAAGGATCAAGATAATGTTAGTGATTGTAATGACAAGTTGACATTATTGAAGAAAGATAATTTGCGAAATGGTAAGTCTAAATTACCTTTTTACAAATTGTATAAAGTGCAAGATGTAATAAAGCTTGATCAAAAATTAATGGCGCAAATTGTAAAAGAGGAGCGTGGAAATAAAGGAGCAACTTTTTCAACATTTATTACCCTGGTTGGTAGATATTGTATATTTATGCCAAATTCTGGTAATAAGAATAGTGGAATATCGCGTCGTATTGAAGATGCTGATGATAGAAAAATTTTAAAGAATTTTCTAAGTGCTATAAAACTGCCGAAAGAATCAGGAATAATTATTAGAACTGCTGGGTCTAATAAGAACCAGAAAGAAATAGAGCAGGATTTATCTTATTTACAGTCGACTTGGCGAAGTATACAGAATAGTTATATAAGTGTTACTATGCCTTTATTGTTATATGTTGAAGGTGATATAATAAAAAGAACATTACGGGATTATTGTGATGAGAATACGCAAGATATTATTGTATCAGGTAGCTACGCATATGAGTTAGCAAAAGAATGTGTTAAGTTCATGTTTAGGAACAGGGTGCGTCTTAGAATTTATAAGGGCAGTGTTCCTATTTTCTCTTATTACAAAATTGAGTCGCAAATTTGTGAACTATATGGAAATGTAGTTAATTTGCCTTCTGGAGGATATATGGTTATTACTCCAACAGAAGCGTTGGTATCAATAGATATTAATTCTGGTAAGATGACAGGAGAGGATAGTATTGAGGAGACAGCTTATAAAACAAATATGGAAGCTGTAAAGGAAATAGCTAGACAAGTAAACCTGCGAGGGTTATCTGGATTAATAGTGATAGATTTTATTGATATGTTAAAATATCGCTATTGTAGGTCAGTTGAATCTGAAATTAAAGAAGCTTTTAAATATGATAAAGCAAAAGTACAGTTTGGCTATATAAGTACATTTGGTTTGATGGAAATATCAAGACAGAGGGTCAAGCAAAGTATATTAGAAGCGAATACGGTACAATGTTCACATTGTAAAGGAGTAGGTAGGGTTAGGTCTTTGGAATCTTCTTCTGGAGATATATTACGTGATATTAGATATTGTGCTAATAAGAATCGTAATAAATTGATCAACATTTCTGTTGCTGGACAAATGGTAGAGTATTTTTTTAATAATAAACGTCAACATATTGCTGAGATTGAAGAAGAATTCAGTGTGTCAGTTAAGTTAACTGTGAATCAAAATACGAGTAGTGTATCTGATTTTAATATTAGTGTTGAAAATGATGATATGTTAAATCAAGGTAAGGATGCTGTTAATGTATTTACTGTTGATTATAAAATTTCTGAAGATAATAAATTAAAAGAGGAAATACAAAAAACTCCTACTGGAAACATGTGGATAAAGAAGTGGTTGACCCGCATATTTTCACATATTTAA
- a CDS encoding monovalent cation/H+ antiporter complex subunit F encodes MYILILSLLSLDEMLVFTACVLLFCMGMMLVYLVTSKTIYDKILAANLFGTYSIVLIVVIGIINDTFSLLIDVSLVYACINFISTIGFMRFFLHGSFGDIKK; translated from the coding sequence TTGTATATATTGATTTTATCATTGTTATCGTTGGATGAAATGTTAGTATTTACAGCTTGTGTGTTATTATTTTGTATGGGGATGATGTTGGTATATTTGGTTACTAGTAAAACCATATATGATAAAATACTTGCTGCAAATTTGTTTGGAACGTATTCTATAGTTTTAATTGTTGTTATCGGAATCATAAATGATACATTTTCTTTATTGATAGATGTGTCTTTAGTATATGCGTGTATTAATTTTATTTCTACTATTGGGTTTATGAGGTTTTTTCTTCATGGTTCTTTTGGAGATATAAAAAAATGA
- a CDS encoding carboxypeptidase → MKHYKFLEQVFGKIGNINSIINVLETSEGNFCDKIEHICTLKEIKHEILNSEMIGDMIQHSVANKAQLNDWEIANLNHIELIHKNSSAVPVELVLDLYRAQVKCKNSWVLFRNGDASIQDIVALLSDVVRLVSDIASIKAESLKISKYDVILGLQDSKLNTRKVDAIFTEIGAFFRQFITEVGDKQKHNKICYPKGINEEKQILLGYDALSSFGMTNSNIINSDYVNNRYSFGKDLPFLVNYSEDDYRIGLKTLFRKIGYALYALNLPEKWHKQPVGWNLNNILSEILGLLTSNHLMMSKEFVKFISPNLKKRFSFRGKVGHYENIQLYFNEVQPNLLMHKSDEVTLLAHIMLRYTLEKEMISDSLQVQDLPDAWIQGMKHYFNVAPKNDLEGFLQDDYWVSGIFGYFPCCMISAIIASQIFSTMKNTDVQVLSQVEKGDLSSFILWINKNVCDYSTKYSSMDLLKKVTGQKLNVNFYKNYLTNKYLNM, encoded by the coding sequence ATGAAACATTATAAATTTTTGGAGCAAGTTTTTGGTAAAATTGGAAATATTAATTCTATTATTAATGTTTTAGAAACTAGTGAAGGTAATTTTTGCGATAAAATAGAGCACATTTGTACCCTTAAAGAAATTAAGCATGAGATTCTTAATAGTGAGATGATCGGCGATATGATACAACATTCTGTAGCTAATAAAGCACAATTAAATGACTGGGAAATTGCTAACTTGAACCATATTGAGCTGATACATAAGAATAGTAGTGCAGTTCCTGTGGAGTTGGTATTAGACCTTTATAGAGCGCAAGTTAAGTGTAAAAATTCTTGGGTATTATTCCGTAATGGTGATGCTTCTATACAAGATATAGTTGCTTTATTGTCTGATGTTGTAAGATTGGTAAGTGATATTGCTTCTATTAAAGCTGAGAGTTTAAAGATTTCTAAATATGATGTTATTTTAGGACTACAAGATAGTAAATTGAATACAAGAAAAGTAGATGCTATATTTACTGAAATAGGAGCTTTTTTCCGTCAGTTTATCACTGAGGTGGGTGATAAGCAGAAACACAATAAGATTTGTTATCCAAAAGGTATTAATGAAGAGAAACAGATACTTCTAGGTTATGATGCTTTGTCGAGTTTTGGTATGACAAACAGTAATATTATTAATAGTGATTATGTAAATAATAGATATTCATTTGGGAAAGATTTACCTTTTTTAGTTAATTATAGTGAAGATGATTACAGAATCGGGTTAAAAACTTTATTCAGAAAAATAGGTTATGCTTTGTATGCTTTGAATTTACCTGAGAAGTGGCATAAACAACCTGTAGGGTGGAACTTAAATAACATTCTATCTGAAATTTTGGGGCTGTTAACATCGAATCACTTAATGATGAGTAAGGAGTTTGTAAAGTTTATATCTCCTAATTTAAAGAAGCGATTTTCTTTTAGAGGTAAGGTTGGGCACTATGAGAATATTCAGTTATATTTTAACGAAGTGCAACCTAATTTGTTGATGCATAAATCTGATGAGGTGACTCTACTAGCTCATATTATGCTGCGGTATACTTTGGAAAAGGAAATGATAAGTGATTCTTTGCAAGTACAAGACTTGCCAGATGCTTGGATTCAAGGAATGAAACACTATTTTAATGTTGCTCCAAAGAATGATTTGGAAGGGTTTTTACAAGATGATTATTGGGTGAGTGGTATTTTTGGATATTTTCCTTGTTGTATGATTTCTGCTATTATTGCTTCTCAGATTTTTTCTACTATGAAGAATACTGATGTTCAAGTGTTGTCACAAGTAGAAAAGGGGGATTTATCATCATTTATCCTGTGGATAAATAAGAATGTATGTGATTACAGTACGAAGTACAGTAGCATGGATTTGTTAAAAAAAGTTACAGGTCAGAAATTGAATGTTAATTTCTATAAAAATTATCTTACAAATAAGTATCTCAACATGTAG
- the tkt gene encoding transketolase: MDNEYNDMVNMANAIRVLSVDAIQKAASGHPGMPLGMADVATVLFAKFLKFNPKDPNWFDRDRFVLSNGHGSMLLYSILYFLGCLDIEEIKRFRQIHSLTPGHPEYGYTPGVDATTGPLGQGLACAVGMAIAEKILSEKFGSEIVNHTTYVMVGDGCLMEGISHEAASLAGHLQLNKLIVLFDDNNISIDGPISLSVSDDVKARFLSYQWDVFEIDGHDFGQIESSIKNAQKSEKPSLICCKTVIGKHLSSKENTCAAHSWPFSEEEVMLMKEKLNWQCNPFNIPEEILQLWKNVSSRSEDEYNMWLDRSAKYSKTFDDFVDMMKEGVPDSVFLGLKEFKKELYALNLSEATRRTSGRVLEVIAKHTSKLIGGSADLTNSNNTKPQLISIINRSNFNGSYLHYGIREHAMAGCMNGMALHGGMIPYGGTFLVFSDYCRPAIRLSALMKKQVIYVMTHDSIGVGEDGPTHQPIEHLSSLRSIPNLYVFRPADAIEVLECWEIALKLTSSPSVFILSRQNVGSVRSVSVDENLSNKGAYVIREYEKDLDVTIFATGSEVEIALKASDILKSKGLGTRVVSIPCWELFVQQDKKYIFNLLNNKSIKAAVEAASSFGWHRYIGENGIFVGLEDFGISAPYKDLYKHFGITAEGLVNKILDKLKINTN; encoded by the coding sequence ATGGACAACGAATATAATGATATGGTAAATATGGCTAATGCCATTAGGGTGTTATCAGTAGATGCTATACAGAAAGCTGCGTCTGGACATCCAGGTATGCCTCTTGGAATGGCAGATGTTGCTACAGTATTGTTTGCAAAGTTTTTAAAATTTAATCCTAAAGATCCTAATTGGTTTGATAGAGATAGATTTGTGTTATCAAATGGCCATGGATCTATGTTGCTGTATTCCATATTATATTTTTTAGGATGTTTAGATATAGAAGAAATAAAAAGATTTAGACAAATTCATTCTTTAACTCCTGGACACCCAGAATATGGATACACTCCTGGAGTAGATGCTACTACTGGCCCATTAGGTCAGGGTTTAGCGTGTGCAGTAGGTATGGCAATAGCAGAAAAAATATTGTCTGAAAAATTTGGCAGTGAAATTGTAAATCATACTACTTATGTTATGGTTGGTGATGGATGCCTTATGGAAGGCATTAGTCATGAAGCAGCATCTTTGGCAGGACATTTGCAGTTGAATAAATTGATAGTATTATTTGATGACAATAATATTTCAATAGATGGTCCAATTTCTTTATCTGTTTCAGATGATGTTAAAGCTAGGTTTTTGTCTTATCAGTGGGATGTTTTTGAAATAGATGGGCATGATTTTGGTCAGATTGAATCTTCAATTAAAAATGCTCAGAAATCTGAAAAACCTTCTTTGATTTGTTGTAAGACGGTTATTGGAAAGCATCTTTCTTCAAAAGAAAATACATGTGCTGCACATAGTTGGCCATTTTCAGAAGAAGAAGTAATGTTGATGAAAGAGAAATTAAATTGGCAATGTAATCCATTTAATATACCAGAAGAAATTTTGCAGTTATGGAAGAATGTTTCTAGTAGATCAGAAGATGAATACAACATGTGGCTTGATAGGTCTGCGAAATATAGTAAAACTTTTGATGATTTTGTAGATATGATGAAGGAAGGTGTTCCTGATTCAGTTTTTTTAGGTTTGAAAGAATTTAAAAAAGAACTTTATGCTTTAAACTTAAGTGAAGCAACTCGTAGGACTTCTGGTAGAGTATTAGAAGTTATAGCAAAGCATACAAGTAAATTAATAGGTGGATCTGCTGATCTTACTAATTCTAATAATACTAAACCACAGTTAATATCAATTATTAACAGAAGTAATTTTAATGGATCTTATTTGCATTATGGTATTAGAGAACATGCTATGGCAGGGTGTATGAATGGTATGGCATTGCATGGTGGAATGATTCCTTATGGTGGAACATTTTTAGTTTTTTCTGATTATTGTAGACCAGCTATTAGATTGTCTGCATTGATGAAAAAACAAGTTATTTATGTTATGACACATGATTCTATTGGAGTAGGAGAGGATGGGCCAACTCATCAACCTATAGAGCACTTATCATCTTTACGATCGATCCCTAATTTATATGTTTTTAGACCAGCTGATGCTATTGAAGTATTAGAATGTTGGGAAATTGCATTAAAGTTAACTAGTTCTCCATCTGTGTTTATACTATCTAGACAAAATGTTGGCAGTGTTCGCAGTGTATCTGTTGATGAGAATTTATCTAATAAAGGTGCATATGTTATACGTGAATATGAGAAGGATTTAGATGTTACCATTTTTGCCACAGGGTCTGAAGTGGAGATTGCACTAAAAGCATCTGATATTTTGAAAAGTAAAGGGTTAGGTACAAGAGTAGTATCTATTCCTTGCTGGGAGTTGTTTGTTCAGCAAGATAAAAAGTATATATTCAATTTATTGAATAATAAAAGCATTAAAGCTGCGGTAGAAGCTGCAAGTTCTTTTGGATGGCATAGATACATAGGAGAAAATGGTATTTTTGTAGGTTTAGAGGATTTTGGGATATCTGCTCCATATAAGGATTTATATAAACATTTTGGAATCACTGCGGAAGGTTTAGTAAACAAGATACTTGATAAGTTGAAAATTAATACAAATTAG